One window from the genome of Jiangella alba encodes:
- a CDS encoding DEAD/DEAH box helicase, whose translation MGVRARLAGFLGVRPLAPDAAGQRTVRRAGQAEPALADVPSGELSRRLRAAGDDGDALALVRDLGRRALGERAHDNQLSAVLGLLAGRIVQLDTGEGKTLVGALAATLSSVRGRHVTVLAANDYLARRDAEWMRPLYDAAGVEVAWVGATSAPGERRAAYAADVVYVAANELGFDTLRDRLVRDEAERVRGRREVVIVDEADSVLVDQARLPLVLAGAVDDAEADTAMAELVASMRPDTHYTVSADGYGAGFTTAGEELIEQTFGVDLYSEADGGRTLTLANLAVHAEALLTRDVDYIVRDGAVQLVDASKGRVAHLQRWPDGLQAAVEAKEGLAPSQAGEVLDSVTAAELVEEFGLLCGMTGTAASAVEQFDRMYRRRVEVVAPDVPCVRDDEPLALYATRADKLRAVVDRIAAAHASGRPVLAGTPSVADSEELAALLADAGVACVVLNAKNDEAEAAVIAEAGRRGAVTVSTQLAGRGVDIRLGGSTGSRDEIAALGGLLVVGTELNVAARLDDQLRGRAGRQGDPGGSAFFASLEDDLVARHARLRASSGADGRIAAAGARAQAEHAQRVAEGLALRIYANTHSYAEVPRRQREHVLARREQLLALPEPERGVRLHYLDRAWTDHLAHLAQVREGTPLRSLSGKAPVVEFNAEAVRAFEPLLQDAEDDADAFLAAHPDLTDAAELGLGRPSATWTYVARDDPFGSPLDRLLRGVAGRLLGRPGDDERPAAS comes from the coding sequence GTGGGTGTGCGCGCGCGTCTCGCGGGTTTTCTCGGTGTCCGGCCGCTGGCCCCTGACGCCGCCGGCCAACGCACGGTGCGCCGTGCGGGGCAGGCCGAGCCCGCGCTGGCCGACGTTCCCAGCGGCGAGCTGAGCCGGCGGCTGCGCGCCGCCGGCGACGACGGCGACGCGCTCGCGCTCGTCCGCGACCTGGGCCGGCGCGCGCTCGGCGAGCGGGCCCACGACAACCAGCTGTCCGCCGTGCTCGGGCTGCTCGCCGGGCGCATCGTGCAGCTCGACACCGGCGAGGGCAAGACGCTGGTGGGGGCGCTGGCGGCCACGCTGTCCAGCGTCCGCGGCCGGCACGTCACGGTGCTGGCCGCCAACGACTACCTGGCCCGCCGCGACGCCGAGTGGATGCGCCCGCTGTACGACGCGGCCGGCGTGGAGGTGGCCTGGGTCGGCGCCACGTCGGCGCCCGGCGAGCGGCGCGCGGCCTACGCCGCCGACGTCGTGTACGTGGCGGCGAACGAGCTGGGCTTCGACACCCTGCGCGACCGCCTGGTCCGCGACGAGGCCGAGCGGGTGCGCGGGCGCCGCGAGGTCGTCATCGTCGACGAAGCCGACTCCGTGCTCGTCGACCAGGCCCGGCTGCCGCTCGTCCTCGCCGGCGCCGTCGACGACGCCGAGGCCGACACCGCGATGGCCGAGCTGGTCGCGTCGATGCGGCCGGACACCCACTACACCGTGAGCGCCGACGGCTACGGCGCCGGCTTCACGACGGCGGGCGAGGAGCTGATCGAGCAGACCTTCGGCGTCGACCTCTACTCCGAGGCCGACGGCGGGCGCACCCTCACGCTGGCCAACCTCGCCGTCCACGCCGAGGCGCTGCTGACCCGCGACGTCGACTACATCGTCCGCGACGGCGCCGTCCAGCTCGTCGACGCCTCCAAGGGCCGCGTCGCGCACCTGCAGCGCTGGCCCGACGGCCTGCAGGCGGCCGTCGAGGCGAAGGAGGGGCTGGCGCCGAGCCAGGCCGGCGAGGTCCTCGACTCCGTCACGGCGGCCGAGCTGGTCGAGGAGTTCGGCCTGCTGTGCGGCATGACCGGCACGGCGGCGTCGGCGGTCGAGCAGTTCGACCGCATGTACCGCCGCCGCGTCGAGGTCGTCGCGCCGGACGTGCCGTGCGTCCGCGACGACGAGCCGCTCGCCCTCTACGCCACGCGGGCCGACAAGCTGCGGGCCGTCGTCGACCGCATCGCCGCCGCGCACGCCTCCGGGCGGCCCGTGCTCGCCGGCACGCCCAGCGTCGCCGACAGCGAGGAGCTGGCCGCCCTGCTGGCCGACGCCGGCGTCGCGTGCGTCGTGCTCAACGCGAAGAACGACGAGGCCGAGGCCGCCGTCATCGCCGAGGCCGGACGCCGCGGCGCCGTCACCGTCTCGACCCAGTTGGCCGGGCGCGGCGTCGACATCAGGCTGGGCGGCAGCACCGGGAGCCGCGACGAGATCGCCGCGCTGGGCGGGCTGCTGGTCGTCGGGACGGAGCTCAACGTGGCGGCGCGGCTGGACGACCAGCTGCGCGGGCGGGCCGGCCGCCAGGGCGACCCCGGCGGCTCGGCGTTCTTCGCCAGCCTCGAGGACGACCTCGTCGCGCGGCACGCCCGGCTGCGCGCCTCGTCCGGCGCCGACGGCCGCATCGCCGCGGCCGGCGCCCGCGCGCAGGCCGAGCACGCGCAACGCGTCGCCGAAGGGCTGGCGCTGCGGATCTACGCCAACACCCACTCCTACGCCGAGGTGCCGCGCCGCCAGCGCGAGCACGTCCTGGCCCGCCGCGAGCAGCTGCTGGCCCTTCCCGAGCCCGAGCGCGGGGTGCGGCTGCACTACCTGGACCGCGCGTGGACCGACCACCTCGCCCACCTGGCGCAGGTGCGCGAGGGCACGCCGCTGCGGTCGCTGTCCGGCAAGGCGCCGGTGGTGGAGTTCAACGCCGAGGCCGTCCGCGCCTTCGAGCCGCTGCTCCAGGACGCCGAGGACGACGCCGACGCGTTCCTGGCCGCCCACCCCGACCTCACCGACGCCGCCGAGCTCGGCCTCGGCCGCCCGTCGGCCACCTGGACCTACGTCGCCCGCGACGACCCGTTCGGCTCGCCACTGGACCGCCTGCTGCGCGGGGTCGCCGGGCGCCTGCTCGGCCGCCCCGGCGACGACGAGCGCCCGGCGGCGAGCTGA
- a CDS encoding M1 family metallopeptidase, which translates to MRSRVRSAVVAAAAVALLATAAVPASASRPAPGESGAGDAYFPFAGNGGYDAVHYDLDLRYQPPAAAPAPLTGRLDAVATVTIVPTRHLTSFNLDLRGMDVESVVVRNRPAEFTREGDELIVTPKTILPRGKAVDVVVTYGGATGRPTDIEGALYGWVTTRDGAMVASEPDGSMTWYPVSDHPTDKATYDVAVTVPEGLVAVGNGDLVGSDTAGGWTTWEWSAREPMASYLVTASVGNYELRQTATPGGLPLIDAIDRDLAPAASAGLAQTAEMIALFETHFGPYPFSSYGAIVDDDSVGYALETQTRPIYSTRANEGTVAHELAHQWMGNSVSPARWQDIWLNEGWATYASWLWGEHDGGAPAADRFAAVMARPESNAFWQTVVADPGPLGLFASAVYDRGAATLYALRQEIGADAFGALSREWPARYRDSVATTDDFQALAEELSGQDLEDFFDVWVWTAGKPAVP; encoded by the coding sequence ATGAGATCTCGTGTCAGGTCCGCCGTCGTCGCCGCGGCCGCCGTGGCGTTACTGGCCACCGCCGCCGTCCCCGCCAGCGCGTCCAGGCCGGCGCCGGGTGAGTCCGGCGCGGGCGACGCCTACTTCCCGTTCGCCGGGAACGGCGGCTACGACGCCGTGCACTACGACCTCGACCTGCGCTACCAGCCGCCGGCCGCCGCGCCCGCGCCGCTGACCGGCCGGCTGGACGCCGTCGCGACCGTGACGATCGTGCCGACGCGGCACCTCACCAGCTTCAACCTGGACCTGCGCGGCATGGACGTGGAGTCCGTCGTCGTGCGGAACCGGCCGGCGGAGTTCACCCGCGAGGGCGACGAGCTGATCGTCACGCCGAAGACGATCCTGCCGCGCGGCAAGGCCGTCGACGTCGTCGTGACGTACGGCGGCGCGACCGGGCGCCCGACCGACATCGAGGGCGCCCTGTACGGCTGGGTCACGACCCGCGACGGCGCGATGGTGGCCAGCGAGCCGGATGGGTCGATGACGTGGTACCCGGTCAGCGACCACCCGACCGACAAGGCCACCTACGACGTCGCCGTGACGGTGCCTGAGGGGCTGGTCGCGGTCGGCAACGGCGACCTCGTCGGCTCCGACACCGCCGGCGGGTGGACGACCTGGGAGTGGTCGGCGCGCGAGCCGATGGCCAGCTACCTGGTGACGGCGTCGGTCGGCAACTACGAGCTCCGGCAGACGGCGACGCCCGGCGGGCTGCCGCTGATCGACGCGATCGACCGCGACCTCGCGCCCGCCGCGTCGGCCGGGCTCGCGCAGACGGCCGAGATGATCGCGCTGTTCGAGACCCACTTCGGCCCGTACCCGTTCTCGTCCTACGGCGCGATCGTCGACGACGACAGCGTCGGCTACGCGCTGGAGACGCAGACCCGGCCGATCTACTCGACCCGGGCCAACGAGGGCACCGTCGCGCACGAGCTGGCGCACCAGTGGATGGGCAACTCCGTCAGCCCGGCGCGCTGGCAGGACATCTGGCTGAACGAGGGCTGGGCGACGTACGCCAGCTGGCTGTGGGGTGAGCACGACGGCGGGGCGCCGGCCGCCGACCGGTTCGCCGCGGTGATGGCGCGGCCGGAGTCCAACGCGTTCTGGCAGACCGTCGTCGCCGACCCGGGCCCGCTCGGGCTGTTCGCGAGCGCCGTCTACGACCGCGGCGCGGCGACCCTGTACGCGCTGCGGCAGGAGATCGGCGCCGACGCGTTCGGCGCGCTGTCGCGGGAATGGCCGGCCCGGTACAGGGACTCGGTCGCGACGACGGACGACTTCCAGGCGCTGGCCGAGGAGCTGTCCGGCCAGGACCTGGAGGACTTCTTCGACGTCTGGGTGTGGACGGCGGGCAAGCCGGCGGTCCCCTGA
- a CDS encoding ArsR/SmtB family transcription factor has product MTMNRVSVDAAAVQLFHSLADPARLEIVRLLGHGERRVVDLTGELGLAQSTVSGHLSCLRNAGLVEPHPHGRSTFYALVRPELWALLSAAEDVLAATGSPARLCPDGVGAAHAPHADAVPHAEAGHRARPDASAPATRPGQVH; this is encoded by the coding sequence ATGACGATGAATCGGGTGTCCGTCGACGCGGCGGCGGTGCAGCTGTTCCACAGCCTCGCCGACCCCGCGCGGCTGGAGATCGTGCGGCTGCTGGGCCACGGCGAGCGGCGGGTGGTCGACCTCACCGGTGAGCTGGGGCTGGCCCAGTCGACGGTCTCCGGCCACCTGTCCTGCCTGCGCAACGCCGGGCTGGTCGAGCCGCACCCGCACGGCCGGTCCACCTTCTACGCGCTGGTCCGGCCCGAGCTGTGGGCGCTGCTGTCCGCCGCCGAGGACGTCCTCGCGGCGACCGGCTCGCCCGCCCGGCTGTGCCCCGACGGCGTGGGCGCCGCGCACGCGCCGCACGCCGACGCCGTCCCGCACGCCGAGGCCGGGCACCGGGCCCGTCCCGACGCGTCCGCGCCCGCCACCCGGCCGGGGCAGGTGCACTGA
- a CDS encoding cation diffusion facilitator family transporter: MGAGHGHGHGLPQGATASYAYRRRMQQVLVLIVVVMLVQVVGAYLSGSLALLADAGHMLADGLGVTLALVATAIAAKPANTTRTFGWQRAEILAALTNGVVVGVIGVLAIVGGVRRLGEPGEIETGIMLVVSIVGLLANVVALFLLRSGQRESLNVRGAYLEVMGDTLGSLAVVSAAIVIMATGWVRADALASMLIGVLILPRAWMLLREVLDVLLEATPKGVDLKEVRHHIMDLPGVVDVHDLHAWTITSGVPVLSAHVVITDSAEPGCGADSVLDGLHECLAGHFDIEHSTFQIEPQGHVEHEHAGHA, translated from the coding sequence ATGGGCGCCGGGCACGGTCACGGGCACGGCCTGCCGCAGGGCGCCACCGCGTCGTACGCGTACCGGCGCCGCATGCAGCAGGTGTTGGTGCTCATCGTCGTCGTCATGCTGGTGCAGGTCGTCGGCGCGTACCTCTCCGGGTCGCTGGCGCTGCTGGCCGACGCCGGTCACATGCTGGCCGACGGCCTCGGCGTCACGCTGGCGCTGGTGGCCACGGCCATCGCGGCCAAGCCGGCGAACACCACGCGGACGTTCGGCTGGCAGCGGGCGGAGATCCTGGCGGCGCTCACCAACGGCGTCGTCGTCGGCGTCATCGGGGTGCTGGCCATCGTCGGCGGCGTAAGGCGGCTCGGCGAGCCGGGCGAGATCGAGACCGGCATCATGCTGGTGGTCTCCATCGTCGGCCTGCTGGCCAACGTCGTCGCGCTGTTCCTGCTGCGCTCGGGCCAGCGCGAGAGCCTGAACGTGCGTGGCGCGTACCTCGAGGTCATGGGCGACACCCTGGGCTCGCTGGCCGTCGTCAGCGCGGCCATCGTGATCATGGCGACCGGCTGGGTCCGCGCCGACGCGCTGGCGTCCATGCTGATCGGCGTGCTCATCCTGCCGCGCGCCTGGATGCTGCTACGCGAGGTGCTCGACGTCCTCCTCGAGGCCACCCCCAAGGGCGTCGACCTCAAGGAGGTCCGCCACCACATCATGGACCTCCCCGGCGTCGTCGACGTGCACGACCTCCACGCCTGGACGATCACCAGCGGCGTCCCGGTGCTGTCCGCCCACGTCGTCATCACCGACTCCGCCGAGCCCGGCTGCGGCGCCGACTCCGTCCTCGACGGGCTGCACGAATGCCTGGCCGGCCACTTCGACATCGAGCACAGTACGTTCCAGATCGAGCCCCAGGGCCACGTCGAGCACGAGCACGCCGGCCACGCCTGA
- the fahA gene encoding fumarylacetoacetase — MTWLALSDDDPFDAWTLPYGVFSVAGGSPRVGAAVGSWVLDLAPLAGADLFAHPTLNPFLAAGRPVWDAVRARLLELVTDPRHRDLVSPHLVPAADVTLRLPFEVADYVDFYASQTHAENVGRLFRPANPALPAAWRQLPIGYHGRAGTVVVSGTAVARPSGLRRAGGPGSPVEFGSSLRLDIEAEAGFVVGAPSALGSPVPVGAFEDHVFGMVLVNDWSARDIQAFEYVPLGPFLGKSFATSVSAWVVPLAALAHARVAPPPRSPAVASYLRDAEPWGLDVSFEVEWNGTVVSRPPLRSLYWTPAQMLAHLTVNGASLRTGDLYASGTISGPRPGGSGCFLELTWNGAEPVTLADGSSRAFLLDGDTVTIRATAPGPAGGRIALGEVTGTVHP; from the coding sequence GTGACCTGGCTCGCGCTGAGCGACGACGACCCGTTCGACGCGTGGACGCTGCCGTACGGCGTCTTCTCGGTGGCCGGCGGCTCGCCCCGGGTGGGCGCCGCCGTCGGCTCGTGGGTGCTCGACCTCGCGCCGCTGGCCGGCGCCGACCTGTTCGCCCACCCCACCCTGAACCCGTTCCTGGCCGCCGGGCGACCGGTCTGGGACGCCGTGCGTGCGCGGCTGCTCGAGCTGGTCACCGACCCGCGGCACCGCGACCTCGTCTCGCCGCACCTCGTTCCGGCGGCGGACGTGACGCTGCGGCTGCCGTTCGAGGTGGCCGACTACGTCGACTTCTACGCCTCGCAGACGCACGCCGAGAACGTCGGCCGGCTGTTCCGCCCCGCCAACCCGGCGCTGCCGGCGGCGTGGCGGCAGCTGCCGATCGGCTACCACGGCCGGGCCGGCACCGTCGTCGTCTCCGGCACCGCGGTGGCGCGGCCGTCCGGACTGCGCCGGGCGGGCGGGCCCGGCTCGCCGGTCGAGTTCGGGTCGTCGCTGCGGCTGGACATCGAGGCCGAGGCGGGCTTCGTCGTCGGGGCGCCGTCGGCGCTCGGGTCGCCGGTGCCGGTCGGGGCGTTCGAGGACCACGTGTTCGGCATGGTGCTGGTCAACGACTGGTCGGCGCGCGACATCCAGGCCTTCGAGTACGTCCCGCTCGGCCCGTTCCTCGGCAAGTCGTTCGCCACGTCGGTGTCCGCGTGGGTGGTGCCGCTGGCCGCGCTGGCGCACGCCCGGGTGGCGCCGCCGCCGCGCTCGCCCGCGGTCGCGTCCTACCTGCGCGACGCCGAGCCGTGGGGGCTGGACGTGTCGTTCGAGGTGGAGTGGAACGGCACGGTGGTCTCCCGGCCGCCGCTGCGCTCGCTGTACTGGACGCCGGCGCAGATGCTGGCCCACCTCACCGTCAACGGCGCCTCGCTACGCACCGGCGACCTCTACGCGTCCGGCACCATCAGCGGGCCCCGCCCCGGCGGCAGCGGCTGCTTCCTGGAACTGACCTGGAACGGCGCCGAGCCCGTGACCCTGGCCGACGGCTCATCCCGCGCCTTCCTGCTCGACGGCGACACCGTCACCATCCGCGCCACCGCCCCGGGCCCGGCGGGCGGTCGCATCGCGCTGGGCGAGGTCACCGGCACCGTCCACCCATGA
- a CDS encoding homogentisate 1,2-dioxygenase — protein sequence MFYRSVGQVPPKRHTQFRKPDGGLYYEELMGEEGFSSDSSLLYHEGVPSAIVDSRIWELPDARTVANHPLKPLHLKPHDLFPGKDWKAFDVVTGRRLLLGNGDVRIAYVAAGESSPLYRNAIGDECVYVEDGEATLETMFGLLRVRKGDYAIIPRATVHRWVPTGDGPLRAYVVEANSHITPPKRYLSRFGQFLEHAPYCERDLTAPAEPYVTVGEDVEVYTKHRGHGPSGLVGSIVTYPTHPFDVVGWDGCLYPYTFNVDDFEPITGRIHQPPPVHQVFEGYNFVICNFVPRKVDYHPLAVPVPYFHSNVDSDEVMFYCGGDYEARKGSGIGQGSITLHPGGHSHGPQPAAIERALGKDYFDELAVMVDTFRPLEIGEAGQQSDDGAYAWSWSGRGPTG from the coding sequence ATGTTCTACCGCAGCGTCGGCCAGGTCCCGCCCAAGCGGCACACCCAGTTCCGCAAGCCCGACGGCGGTCTCTACTACGAGGAGCTGATGGGCGAGGAGGGGTTCTCGTCCGACTCGTCGCTGCTCTACCACGAGGGCGTCCCGTCGGCCATCGTCGACTCCCGCATCTGGGAGCTGCCCGACGCCCGCACCGTCGCCAACCACCCGCTCAAGCCGCTGCACCTCAAGCCGCACGACCTCTTCCCGGGCAAGGACTGGAAGGCGTTCGACGTCGTGACGGGGCGGCGGCTGCTGCTCGGCAACGGCGACGTCCGCATCGCCTACGTCGCGGCCGGCGAGTCGTCGCCGCTCTACCGCAACGCCATCGGCGACGAGTGCGTCTACGTCGAGGACGGCGAGGCCACGCTCGAGACGATGTTCGGCCTGCTGCGCGTGCGCAAGGGCGACTACGCGATCATCCCGCGGGCCACGGTGCACCGCTGGGTCCCGACGGGTGACGGCCCGCTGCGCGCGTACGTCGTCGAGGCCAACTCGCACATCACGCCGCCGAAGCGGTACCTGTCGCGGTTCGGCCAGTTCCTCGAGCACGCGCCGTACTGCGAGCGCGACCTGACGGCCCCGGCCGAGCCGTACGTGACGGTGGGCGAGGACGTCGAGGTGTACACCAAGCACCGCGGCCACGGGCCGTCCGGGCTGGTCGGCAGCATCGTCACCTACCCGACGCACCCGTTCGACGTGGTCGGCTGGGACGGCTGCCTGTACCCGTACACGTTCAACGTCGACGACTTCGAGCCGATCACCGGGCGCATCCACCAGCCGCCGCCGGTGCACCAGGTGTTCGAGGGCTACAACTTCGTCATCTGCAACTTCGTGCCGCGCAAGGTCGACTACCACCCGCTGGCCGTGCCGGTGCCGTACTTCCACTCCAACGTCGACTCCGACGAGGTCATGTTCTACTGCGGCGGCGACTACGAGGCGCGCAAGGGCTCGGGCATCGGGCAGGGCTCCATCACGCTGCACCCGGGCGGCCACTCGCACGGCCCGCAGCCGGCCGCCATCGAGCGGGCGCTGGGCAAGGACTACTTCGACGAGCTGGCGGTCATGGTCGACACCTTCCGGCCGCTGGAGATCGGCGAGGCGGGCCAGCAGAGCGACGACGGCGCCTACGCGTGGAGCTGGAGCGGCCGCGGCCCGACAGGCTGA